One window of Phycisphaeraceae bacterium genomic DNA carries:
- the eno gene encoding phosphopyruvate hydratase, whose protein sequence is MPTINHLHAREILDSRGRPTVKCCCELQSGAVASASVPSGASTGTAEALELRDKDAKRYAGLGCLKACLNINQITAFALCNKPLETQRELDQLLLELDGTPNKSKLGANAILAVSLAFARAHALERGVTLYQHFSDLAGQPRSAIKPPTLTVNLFSGGKHAGGQVEIQDVLVVPVGASSVDEALVIIFAVYRAAMELTRKKYDARPLVADEGGLAPPFPSIEAMLSDAVASIEAAGLHAGRDVALAVDVASSHFYDRGIYTIGGKSLDTDAMIARVKGWVDTYPIVSVEDGLEEGSIEHWPKLRAALLGKTLTLGDDFLCTNPHRVRQAIAAGAADALLLKVNQIGTLTEAADARKLAREADWKVVVSARSGETEDDWLADLATAWGDYIKVGSITRSERLAKYNRLLEIERELLST, encoded by the coding sequence ATGCCTACGATCAACCATCTACACGCCAGAGAAATTCTTGATAGTCGCGGGCGGCCTACGGTCAAATGCTGTTGCGAGCTTCAGAGCGGCGCGGTCGCGTCGGCGTCAGTGCCTTCGGGCGCATCGACGGGAACGGCTGAGGCACTGGAGCTGCGCGATAAAGATGCGAAACGATATGCCGGCCTGGGGTGTCTGAAGGCGTGCTTGAATATCAATCAAATCACCGCTTTCGCACTTTGCAACAAACCTCTCGAAACACAGCGGGAGTTGGACCAGTTGCTCTTGGAATTGGATGGGACCCCCAATAAATCCAAGCTCGGCGCGAATGCGATATTGGCGGTGTCGTTGGCATTTGCAAGAGCACATGCGCTGGAGCGGGGCGTGACTTTGTATCAACACTTCTCTGATTTGGCCGGTCAGCCACGGTCTGCGATCAAACCGCCGACGCTCACCGTCAATCTATTCAGCGGCGGTAAGCATGCGGGTGGACAGGTGGAGATTCAGGATGTGCTGGTCGTGCCGGTCGGCGCGAGTTCGGTGGACGAGGCACTGGTGATAATCTTTGCGGTGTATCGCGCAGCGATGGAACTGACGCGAAAAAAATATGACGCTCGTCCGTTGGTGGCGGATGAAGGCGGACTTGCGCCGCCGTTTCCATCCATTGAAGCAATGCTCAGTGACGCGGTGGCGTCAATCGAGGCTGCCGGGCTGCACGCGGGTCGTGATGTGGCACTGGCGGTTGATGTCGCGTCGAGTCATTTTTACGACAGGGGAATCTATACCATCGGCGGCAAGTCCCTCGATACCGACGCCATGATCGCACGGGTGAAGGGATGGGTCGATACGTATCCGATTGTGAGCGTCGAGGACGGACTGGAGGAAGGTTCAATCGAACACTGGCCGAAGCTCCGCGCAGCCTTGCTGGGCAAAACTCTGACGCTTGGTGATGACTTCCTCTGCACCAATCCCCACCGAGTCCGCCAAGCGATCGCGGCGGGAGCTGCGGACGCGCTTCTCCTGAAAGTGAACCAGATTGGTACGTTGACTGAAGCCGCCGATGCTCGGAAGCTGGCGCGGGAGGCAGATTGGAAAGTTGTCGTCAGTGCCCGTAGCGGCGAGACGGAAGATGACTGGTTAGCCGACCTGGCGACAGCGTGGGGGGACTACATCAAGGTCGGCTCCATCACGCGATCAGAGCGGCTTGCCAAATACAATCGGCTGCTGGAAATCGAACGAGAACTGCTGAGCACCTGA
- a CDS encoding ABC transporter permease encodes MAKYIVRRLLLMIPTVIGVTMLVFFCMSLRPGGVAAAMNLEGNMRPQEREALRQYLNRRYGLDKPLIVQYGRWLNQVLPIGFKYDETGKSTGFGFKVPDLGHSRLRDRPVLGLVAETLPVTLLLNLLTIPLVYGVAITTGIYAARHRGKWFDVSSGVLFFALWSMPVMWVGAMLFGFFASEKYFRWFPTGGLHDTMAEHMKFLPMWTAAGFERGWLLDTAWHLVLPIFCMTYGGYAFLSKLMRASILDNLSADYARTARAKGVGEHAVLLRHVFRNSLIPLITVGAGILPGLLGGSVIIERIFSINGMGNLVIDAINQNDNEMVLSITFVVALIGTISLLLADISYAIADPRVSYE; translated from the coding sequence ATGGCTAAATACATCGTCCGCCGACTTCTGCTGATGATCCCCACCGTCATTGGGGTGACGATGCTGGTGTTCTTCTGCATGTCGCTGCGCCCGGGAGGTGTTGCGGCGGCGATGAACCTCGAAGGAAACATGCGCCCGCAGGAACGCGAGGCACTGCGTCAATACCTCAACCGCCGCTACGGACTCGACAAGCCGTTGATCGTGCAGTACGGCCGATGGCTGAATCAGGTACTGCCGATCGGGTTCAAATATGACGAGACAGGTAAAAGCACGGGTTTTGGTTTCAAGGTGCCGGATTTAGGGCACAGTCGTTTGCGCGACCGCCCCGTGCTGGGGCTGGTGGCTGAGACCTTGCCTGTGACGTTGCTGCTGAACCTGCTGACGATTCCGCTGGTTTATGGTGTAGCCATCACGACGGGTATCTATGCGGCCCGACACCGGGGGAAGTGGTTCGACGTCTCGTCAGGAGTGCTTTTCTTCGCACTCTGGTCGATGCCGGTGATGTGGGTTGGAGCCATGTTGTTCGGTTTTTTCGCCAGCGAAAAATATTTCCGATGGTTTCCAACAGGCGGCCTTCACGACACGATGGCCGAGCATATGAAATTCCTCCCCATGTGGACTGCTGCAGGCTTCGAGCGCGGGTGGCTGCTCGACACAGCTTGGCATCTGGTGCTTCCGATCTTCTGCATGACTTATGGCGGATACGCCTTCCTGTCGAAACTCATGCGGGCTTCGATCCTCGACAATCTCTCGGCTGACTATGCCCGTACCGCTCGCGCCAAAGGCGTTGGTGAACACGCCGTGCTGCTGCGCCATGTTTTCCGCAACAGTCTCATTCCTCTCATCACCGTCGGCGCGGGCATCCTCCCCGGATTGCTGGGCGGCTCCGTGATCATCGAGCGCATATTCAGCATCAACGGCATGGGAAATCTGGTCATCGACGCCATTAATCAGAACGACAACGAAATGGTGCTCTCGATCACCTTTGTGGTCGCTCTGATCGGAACGATAAGCCTGCTTCTGGCGGATATCTCCTACGCCATCGCGGATCCGAGGGTGAGCTATGAGTAG
- a CDS encoding LemA family protein, with product MIGLFVVLGLVAIMMLWAMSTYNSLIRLRNSADQTWSDIDTQLKRRHDLIPNLVNTVKGYAAHERETLENVVKARQQAVASGTVGDQAAAENMLTGALRQIFALAERYPDLKANQNFLDLQNELSSTEDRINASRQIYNQSVNTYNSALQVFPSNILAGMFNFTAKTLFQLDSPSERAVPQVQF from the coding sequence TTGATTGGACTTTTTGTCGTACTCGGCCTGGTCGCAATCATGATGCTCTGGGCTATGTCCACCTATAACAGCCTGATCCGCTTGCGTAATAGCGCGGACCAGACATGGTCTGACATCGACACCCAGCTCAAACGTCGGCATGACCTGATCCCCAATCTCGTCAACACCGTCAAGGGCTATGCCGCCCACGAAAGGGAGACGCTGGAAAACGTCGTCAAGGCACGGCAGCAGGCCGTCGCATCTGGAACCGTCGGAGATCAGGCAGCGGCGGAAAACATGCTCACCGGCGCACTGCGACAGATCTTCGCCCTCGCGGAGCGTTATCCCGACCTCAAAGCCAATCAGAATTTTCTTGACCTGCAAAATGAACTTTCCAGCACCGAAGATCGCATCAATGCCTCACGTCAAATCTATAACCAGTCGGTCAACACCTATAACAGTGCGCTCCAGGTTTTTCCGAGCAACATCCTCGCTGGAATGTTCAATTTCACCGCCAAGACGCTTTTCCAGCTTGATTCGCCCTCGGAACGCGCAGTGCCTCAGGTACAGTTTTAA
- a CDS encoding helix-hairpin-helix domain-containing protein produces MTWRSALLLLLSVISLLAGALVLRINRPVRADELVPARTGMRVDLNSAQPSVLALLPGIGPGLAQRIVEHRDRVGGFKSVEEIEDVTGIGSRTAEKLLPYVKCGALREK; encoded by the coding sequence GTGACCTGGAGATCGGCACTGCTGCTGTTGTTATCTGTGATCAGCCTGTTGGCTGGAGCGTTGGTGTTGCGAATTAACCGTCCGGTGCGGGCCGATGAACTGGTTCCCGCCCGAACGGGGATGCGGGTCGATCTGAATTCCGCGCAGCCTTCGGTTCTGGCGTTACTGCCCGGAATCGGGCCGGGACTGGCGCAGCGGATCGTCGAGCATCGTGATCGCGTTGGCGGATTCAAGTCTGTTGAAGAAATCGAGGACGTAACTGGGATTGGTTCGAGGACAGCTGAAAAATTGTTGCCGTATGTCAAATGTGGGGCGTTGCGGGAGAAATAA
- a CDS encoding DUF456 domain-containing protein: MFDPNSHFVVWALLIALVIANGFSVFLVLLQLPGTWIMLALTVAAAWWRWDHQTISGLTLTILLVMALVGELIEFFAGSWGARRVGGSKRAAVLAIVGGIVGALIGTFFIPIPLFGTLIGACLGAGICSLSGDMWAGRSWSDAWRTGKGAALGKFAGTIAKVGIAAAMWVIVTAALVI, encoded by the coding sequence ATGTTTGACCCGAACTCCCATTTTGTCGTCTGGGCGCTGCTGATCGCCCTAGTGATCGCTAACGGTTTCTCCGTGTTTCTGGTCCTGCTCCAGTTGCCGGGGACGTGGATCATGCTCGCGCTGACTGTAGCGGCTGCTTGGTGGCGATGGGACCACCAGACCATCAGCGGGTTAACACTGACCATTTTGCTTGTCATGGCGTTGGTGGGGGAATTGATCGAGTTCTTTGCCGGCTCGTGGGGCGCGAGGCGGGTAGGCGGAAGTAAACGAGCAGCGGTCCTCGCAATCGTCGGCGGCATCGTGGGTGCGTTGATCGGGACATTCTTCATTCCGATTCCGCTTTTTGGAACATTGATCGGTGCGTGTCTGGGGGCAGGAATCTGCTCACTCTCAGGTGACATGTGGGCGGGGCGGTCATGGTCCGATGCCTGGCGGACCGGGAAGGGGGCCGCGCTGGGTAAGTTCGCGGGTACCATCGCCAAAGTCGGCATCGCGGCAGCCATGTGGGTCATTGTCACTGCCGCGTTGGTGATTTAG
- a CDS encoding ABC transporter permease, which yields MVRRNRAVQSYLTGVIRDTLGRWGARFGLAWLIGITFLAVFAPLLANSRPFLIKMDNQWSSPMLRHFTPADVTLLVTALAAVTLLLLRRIPIWIRWVTLAVVVVVTLVFSLIYVNPPKTEIYSIYREAAALGRVQFVLNAPIPYSPSDYLRDQTNSDPSPSLQHWLGCEELGSDVASRLIHASRIALAIGFIAEGIAVVIGVIIGALMGYFAGVVDIIGMRLVEIFSAIPTLYLLLAFVAYFGRNIYIIMVIIGMTSWTGYTVFTRAEFLRLRKQDFVQAAQALGLPLRSILFRHMFPNGMSPVLVSLSFGVASAILAEATLSFLGLGVVGAPSWGQLLNQATKGGGGFRWWLAVYPGLVIFLTVFGYNLIGESVRDAVDPHLKKASML from the coding sequence ATGGTACGACGCAATCGGGCTGTCCAAAGCTATCTCACGGGCGTGATCCGCGACACGCTGGGCCGATGGGGAGCCAGGTTCGGCCTGGCGTGGCTTATAGGGATTACGTTTCTGGCGGTCTTCGCACCGCTTCTGGCGAATAGTCGTCCATTCCTCATCAAGATGGATAACCAGTGGTCCAGCCCGATGCTCAGACATTTCACCCCTGCGGATGTGACGCTGCTTGTCACCGCATTGGCGGCTGTAACTCTTCTGCTGCTACGGAGGATTCCGATCTGGATTCGTTGGGTGACGCTGGCGGTAGTCGTCGTGGTAACGCTGGTTTTCTCGTTGATTTATGTCAATCCACCTAAGACGGAGATTTATTCGATTTATCGTGAAGCCGCTGCTTTGGGACGGGTGCAATTTGTTCTTAATGCGCCGATTCCCTATTCCCCATCGGACTACTTGCGTGATCAGACAAACTCTGATCCCTCGCCGAGTCTCCAGCATTGGTTGGGGTGTGAGGAACTTGGGTCCGATGTGGCTTCCCGTCTGATCCACGCTTCGCGGATCGCGCTGGCGATCGGCTTTATCGCAGAGGGCATCGCTGTTGTGATCGGCGTCATCATCGGCGCATTGATGGGCTATTTCGCCGGCGTGGTCGATATCATCGGCATGCGACTCGTGGAAATCTTCTCCGCGATACCTACGCTCTACCTGTTGTTAGCGTTTGTGGCGTACTTTGGCCGAAACATTTACATCATCATGGTCATCATCGGAATGACGAGCTGGACCGGCTACACGGTCTTCACCCGTGCGGAATTTCTCCGCCTGCGTAAACAGGATTTCGTCCAGGCGGCACAGGCTCTGGGGCTGCCCCTGCGATCAATTCTTTTCCGCCATATGTTTCCTAACGGCATGTCACCCGTGCTCGTGAGCCTGAGCTTCGGTGTGGCATCGGCGATCCTCGCGGAGGCCACGCTCAGCTTTCTTGGGCTGGGAGTCGTCGGAGCACCCAGTTGGGGGCAATTGCTCAATCAGGCCACCAAGGGTGGCGGCGGTTTCCGCTGGTGGCTCGCTGTGTATCCCGGATTGGTCATTTTTCTTACCGTCTTTGGTTACAACCTGATCGGCGAATCGGTGCGCGACGCTGTCGATCCGCACCTCAAGAAAGCGTCGATGCTCTAA
- a CDS encoding aminoglycoside phosphotransferase family protein, translating into MGLDIEDSAALRNYLICTGRIGREESVVIRNLAGGVSNRTVLVERPAPSKGSGEAWVLKQALAKLRVSVDWFCDPARIEREALGLRWLEKLAPPGTITPLVFEDPTEHLLAMRAVPKPHDNLKDVLLAGQLNPDILQQYIVQLGRLLGTIHQRACENREELSRVFADRSYFETLRIEPYYAYTATQVPQSAEFYNRLIQQTRNRLFTLVHGDFSPKNILVRNGKLVLLDHEVCHWGEPAFDLGFVLTHLLSKAHHVTSRQADYLKATQVLFQAYLDAIDRKTLWSADAEKAAIGNTLGCLLARVSGRSPLEYLDPNERARQRETVIHMMVHPPGSLSELCDSFVKQINAAS; encoded by the coding sequence ATGGGACTGGATATTGAAGACTCTGCCGCACTGCGGAATTACCTCATCTGTACGGGTCGCATCGGGCGTGAGGAATCCGTTGTGATCCGCAATCTGGCTGGCGGTGTGTCCAACCGAACCGTGCTCGTTGAGCGGCCGGCACCTTCAAAGGGAAGCGGAGAAGCATGGGTTCTCAAGCAGGCTCTGGCAAAACTCCGCGTCTCAGTCGATTGGTTTTGTGATCCCGCGCGGATTGAACGCGAAGCCCTGGGTTTACGATGGCTGGAAAAACTTGCGCCACCCGGCACGATCACGCCGCTTGTTTTTGAAGATCCGACGGAACATCTGCTGGCAATGCGGGCGGTGCCTAAGCCGCACGATAATCTCAAAGACGTCTTGCTCGCTGGGCAACTCAATCCTGACATATTGCAGCAATACATTGTGCAGCTTGGCCGGCTGCTGGGGACCATTCATCAGAGAGCCTGCGAAAATCGCGAGGAGCTATCCCGTGTATTTGCCGACCGTTCCTATTTTGAAACTTTGAGAATCGAGCCATATTACGCTTACACAGCAACACAAGTTCCGCAAAGTGCCGAGTTTTATAATCGCCTTATTCAACAAACCCGCAATCGTCTTTTCACACTTGTTCACGGCGACTTCAGCCCTAAAAACATTCTGGTCCGCAATGGGAAACTGGTGTTGCTCGATCATGAAGTGTGCCATTGGGGTGAGCCGGCTTTTGATCTGGGATTTGTGTTGACTCATCTTCTGAGCAAAGCACATCACGTCACGTCGCGGCAGGCGGACTACCTGAAGGCAACGCAGGTGCTCTTTCAGGCTTACCTCGATGCCATCGATCGGAAAACGCTCTGGTCGGCTGACGCAGAGAAGGCCGCGATCGGAAACACTCTGGGATGTCTATTGGCACGTGTCAGCGGTCGATCGCCGCTGGAATATCTTGACCCGAACGAGCGGGCGAGGCAGCGTGAAACCGTGATTCATATGATGGTGCATCCTCCGGGTTCACTGTCTGAATTATGTGATTCATTTGTAAAACAGATCAATGCTGCATCGTAA
- a CDS encoding ABC transporter permease translates to MTAIPNAAAEPSALPRRRRPGSGAIGFALLLMIAVPCLVTLPWSVSRYSRDASGGTAAERPSLTQPFGTDLLGRSVVWRCLLGGAISLGLGICSAGIAVVIGVTWGGISGYAGGRTDAIMMRIVDVLYGLPTILLVVLINLAFKPGMTDIAGKFFKADTAGSVADLTTLLIAIGGVSWLTMSRVIRGQVLSLRGRPFVEAARALGIRPSRIFFVHLLPNLIGPIVVYTTLTVPTAILQESFLSFLGIGVQPPLPSWGSLANEGLSQIHAMTQPGIASRWWLIVWPCVLLGMTLMSLNFLGDALRERLDPRRIR, encoded by the coding sequence ATGACCGCCATTCCCAACGCCGCCGCCGAACCGTCAGCTTTACCGCGGCGTCGTCGGCCAGGCAGCGGGGCCATCGGGTTTGCGCTACTGCTGATGATCGCTGTGCCTTGCCTCGTTACTCTGCCGTGGTCGGTCTCACGATATTCCCGTGACGCCAGCGGCGGCACCGCTGCGGAACGGCCGTCACTGACTCAACCCTTCGGTACTGATTTACTTGGCAGATCCGTTGTGTGGCGCTGCCTGCTGGGTGGCGCCATCAGCCTGGGACTGGGTATCTGCTCCGCGGGTATTGCGGTCGTCATAGGCGTGACTTGGGGGGGCATCAGCGGCTACGCCGGGGGCAGGACCGATGCGATCATGATGCGCATCGTGGATGTGCTGTATGGCTTGCCAACGATATTACTGGTGGTTTTGATCAATCTGGCGTTTAAGCCGGGCATGACGGACATTGCCGGGAAGTTTTTCAAGGCGGATACAGCGGGCAGCGTCGCTGATCTGACCACACTCCTGATTGCGATTGGCGGGGTGAGCTGGCTGACGATGTCGCGCGTGATTCGTGGGCAGGTGTTGAGTCTGCGCGGTCGTCCGTTCGTCGAAGCGGCGCGGGCCTTAGGTATCCGCCCGTCACGAATATTTTTCGTCCACCTTCTGCCGAACCTCATCGGACCGATTGTCGTTTACACTACGCTGACCGTGCCGACAGCGATTCTCCAGGAGTCGTTCCTGAGTTTTCTGGGAATCGGTGTTCAGCCGCCTTTGCCGAGTTGGGGTTCCCTCGCCAACGAGGGCCTCTCGCAGATTCACGCGATGACGCAGCCCGGCATCGCGTCACGATGGTGGTTGATCGTCTGGCCGTGCGTGCTGCTGGGTATGACGTTGATGTCGTTGAATTTTCTCGGTGATGCACTGCGTGAGAGACTTGATCCACGGAGGATTCGATGA
- a CDS encoding endo-1,4-beta-xylanase, which translates to MLKFLVFEDGQPAQRWPIRNPYLVGSDNAAMRATVSLEDGVIVCDKRESGAAALAIQFPVGECGELTLQTCLLPERDHPYILTLELARHRLMMLYSRLEEWIMFDLGEEHPVTKRMHLARKLFIEALCQQQDDPIKADKLSRQCLEVAIDGTEELAVTHAEMLLQKRRATSSIPRYAIGAGISLDQMNERLRAGIQANLDFVAIPTPWKTLVPGQGEYNFTALDNWVEWAVRNRIPIVAGPVISFEPQVLPDWLFIWEHDYETVRDVIYEHVERLVSRYRNAIQTWKVVSGLHVNSHFTFNFEQLMDLTRTTTMLVKKIQPAAKVLVEIRQPFGEYFASNPRSIPPLMYADLLIQGAIQFDALSLKLLMGQAVSGQYTCDLMQISLLIEKYAEFGKPLNLCIGTPSEMVTQEMISVAEDAEPVDPNAGYWRKPWSPLVQSRWLEAVTQIAMSKPYVESVLWNDLCDHQSMDLPLSGLVSEDLQPKPAYRRFGLLRKTLATAPTQTERGVA; encoded by the coding sequence ATGTTGAAGTTTCTTGTATTTGAGGACGGCCAACCGGCCCAACGGTGGCCGATCCGGAACCCGTATCTTGTGGGTTCTGATAACGCCGCGATGCGCGCTACGGTGTCGCTCGAAGACGGCGTAATCGTCTGCGATAAGCGTGAATCCGGTGCGGCAGCACTTGCTATCCAGTTCCCCGTCGGCGAATGCGGCGAACTGACCCTTCAGACCTGCCTCCTTCCCGAACGGGATCACCCCTACATCCTCACCCTCGAACTGGCGCGTCATCGCCTGATGATGCTCTACAGCCGGCTTGAGGAATGGATCATGTTCGATCTTGGCGAAGAGCATCCGGTGACCAAACGGATGCACCTGGCGCGAAAGCTATTCATTGAGGCTCTATGCCAGCAGCAGGATGACCCGATCAAAGCGGACAAGCTCAGCCGTCAATGTTTGGAAGTGGCGATTGATGGGACCGAGGAGCTGGCAGTGACTCACGCGGAAATGTTGCTCCAGAAACGCCGGGCGACAAGTTCGATCCCACGCTATGCCATCGGTGCGGGTATCAGCCTCGATCAGATGAATGAGCGGCTCCGGGCCGGCATCCAGGCGAACCTTGATTTTGTCGCCATCCCGACCCCATGGAAGACGCTGGTCCCCGGCCAGGGTGAATACAACTTCACCGCGCTGGATAACTGGGTCGAGTGGGCGGTGCGCAATCGGATTCCGATCGTTGCTGGCCCGGTCATCAGCTTCGAGCCGCAGGTTTTACCCGACTGGCTGTTCATCTGGGAGCACGATTACGAGACCGTGCGCGATGTCATCTACGAGCACGTGGAGCGGTTGGTCTCCCGCTACCGCAATGCGATCCAGACTTGGAAAGTCGTCTCCGGTTTGCACGTCAACAGCCACTTTACGTTCAACTTCGAACAGTTGATGGACCTGACGCGCACAACCACGATGCTGGTGAAAAAGATTCAGCCGGCTGCGAAAGTGCTCGTGGAGATACGTCAGCCGTTCGGCGAGTATTTTGCGAGCAACCCGCGATCGATCCCGCCTTTGATGTATGCGGACCTGCTGATTCAAGGTGCGATTCAGTTCGACGCGCTGTCGCTCAAGCTGCTCATGGGGCAGGCGGTGTCCGGCCAATACACCTGCGACCTGATGCAGATAAGCCTGCTCATCGAAAAGTACGCGGAATTCGGCAAGCCGTTGAATCTCTGCATCGGTACACCCAGCGAGATGGTGACGCAGGAAATGATTTCGGTCGCCGAGGACGCCGAGCCTGTTGATCCCAACGCCGGCTACTGGCGCAAGCCCTGGTCGCCTTTGGTGCAGAGCCGCTGGCTTGAAGCTGTGACTCAGATTGCCATGAGTAAGCCTTATGTCGAGTCGGTGCTCTGGAACGATCTGTGTGATCACCAGTCGATGGATCTGCCGCTGTCGGGACTCGTCAGCGAGGATCTCCAGCCAAAGCCTGCGTATCGACGCTTCGGACTGCTGCGGAAAACCCTCGCGACTGCGCCGACGCAAACCGAACGAGGCGTGGCGTGA
- a CDS encoding polymer-forming cytoskeletal protein, translating into MSDVVPPTLCAQGNIRGSFTLEGDIALTGSFTGSVVVTGELTVGKDARVQGKIVAESLIVAGQFDGEAQAAGRVTLRNGASFSGKLVCASLLIDEGAKLEGRVRVGLDPVNKAGEQDQVIASDSNHEDGAAVAASLPAMPIDLTSEPFDATIEVQIDRETADDLEPRVDPLRVVTVHSGNSGKRDLYNSVKSDDTREVEIKSGEAAADAPALPEVRIGSAALHTALLRRRTKVLIGATAKPPLPPESSNQTSQTKHPERRTT; encoded by the coding sequence ATGTCAGACGTTGTACCCCCCACTCTCTGCGCCCAAGGAAATATTCGCGGCTCATTCACACTCGAAGGCGACATCGCGCTGACCGGATCATTCACCGGCTCGGTGGTCGTCACAGGAGAACTTACCGTCGGCAAGGACGCCAGAGTTCAGGGAAAAATCGTAGCTGAATCGCTGATCGTGGCAGGACAGTTTGATGGCGAGGCGCAGGCGGCCGGCCGGGTGACGCTGCGCAACGGTGCCTCCTTCTCAGGCAAACTGGTATGCGCAAGCCTGTTGATTGATGAAGGGGCGAAACTGGAAGGCCGGGTCCGGGTCGGTCTCGATCCGGTAAACAAGGCAGGCGAACAGGATCAGGTCATTGCCTCCGATTCCAACCACGAAGATGGGGCTGCGGTTGCCGCGTCTCTTCCTGCGATGCCGATCGATCTGACGAGTGAACCCTTCGATGCCACGATCGAGGTGCAGATTGATCGTGAAACTGCGGATGACCTGGAGCCGCGAGTTGATCCGTTGCGCGTTGTAACGGTCCATTCGGGGAATTCAGGCAAGAGGGACCTGTACAACAGCGTCAAAAGTGATGACACACGGGAAGTGGAGATAAAGAGCGGGGAGGCGGCCGCCGATGCGCCTGCCCTCCCAGAGGTGCGCATCGGCAGTGCCGCTCTCCACACCGCTCTCCTGCGTCGTCGCACCAAGGTGCTTATCGGTGCGACGGCCAAACCCCCGCTCCCGCCCGAATCATCAAACCAGACTTCTCAGACGAAACATCCAGAGCGTAGAACGACGTAG
- a CDS encoding ABC transporter ATP-binding protein: MSSPTPLLRIDDLAVSFRGQSGRVRAVNGVSLSIYPAQTLAVVGESGCGKSVSAMSILKLVPTPPGNYDSGRILWNPSSRSGINHESSSTLIKPDRTSASTDANSIDLLQYTDKQMQKIRGKQIAMIFQEPMTSLNPVYTIGEQILEAILLHQKVDRRQAVDIAVGSLRDVGIAAPESRLKEYPHQLSGGMRQRVMIAMALACQPRLLLADEPTTALDVTIQAQILELLRRLQRQRELAIMLITHDLGVVAENADVVAVMYAGRVVEYGSVQDVFHRPMHPYTRGLFASMPVLGRAKDRLATIPGNVPNPANLPAGCPFHPRCSDMRDDQRCSDGDPPLLEVETKHWVACWHAPGYENGQPTTPDVSYCREPSVD; encoded by the coding sequence ATATCATCACCAACTCCTCTGCTCCGTATCGACGATCTGGCTGTCTCATTCCGGGGACAGAGTGGACGGGTTCGCGCGGTCAACGGCGTCAGTTTGTCGATTTATCCAGCCCAGACTCTGGCGGTCGTTGGTGAATCGGGCTGCGGCAAGAGTGTGTCAGCGATGTCCATTCTCAAGCTCGTGCCCACTCCGCCCGGTAATTATGACTCCGGCCGAATTCTCTGGAACCCGTCAAGTCGGAGCGGGATAAATCACGAATCTTCCTCGACCCTTATAAAGCCGGACAGAACATCTGCCTCCACGGACGCGAACAGCATCGATCTGCTCCAGTACACCGATAAGCAGATGCAGAAAATTCGCGGCAAGCAGATCGCGATGATTTTTCAGGAGCCGATGACCAGTCTTAATCCTGTTTACACCATTGGTGAACAGATTCTCGAAGCGATACTGCTCCACCAGAAGGTGGATCGCCGACAAGCGGTGGATATTGCTGTCGGTTCTCTGCGTGATGTCGGCATTGCGGCCCCGGAGTCAAGGCTTAAGGAATATCCGCATCAACTTTCCGGCGGGATGCGTCAGCGCGTGATGATCGCCATGGCGCTGGCGTGTCAGCCCCGTCTGCTGCTGGCAGACGAGCCGACCACCGCGCTTGATGTGACCATTCAAGCCCAGATTCTTGAGTTACTCCGTCGACTTCAGCGACAGCGGGAGTTGGCGATCATGCTCATTACGCACGACTTGGGTGTGGTTGCCGAAAACGCAGATGTGGTAGCGGTGATGTATGCCGGCCGGGTTGTCGAGTACGGATCGGTTCAGGATGTATTCCATCGGCCTATGCATCCGTACACGCGAGGATTGTTCGCGTCGATGCCGGTGCTTGGCCGTGCGAAAGATCGACTCGCGACCATTCCGGGCAATGTGCCGAATCCTGCGAACCTACCGGCCGGCTGTCCATTTCACCCGCGATGCTCAGACATGCGTGATGACCAGCGATGCAGTGATGGCGATCCGCCGCTACTGGAGGTCGAGACGAAACACTGGGTCGCCTGCTGGCATGCACCTGGCTATGAAAACGGCCAGCCGACGACGCCTGATGTCAGCTATTGTCGTGAGCCGTCAGTAGATTGA